The Halocalculus aciditolerans genome includes a window with the following:
- a CDS encoding amidohydrolase produces the protein MTKDIIHERIEARRTELVALTRSIWENPELGLEETESAELLADRLAADGFSVERGVGGMETAFVASYGEGDPTIGILGEYDALPGLSQTVSTTREPVEEGGPGHGCGHNLFGVGSLGAAIAVKDAIEADELDGTIRYYGCPAEETLVGKVYMARAGVFDDLDAALTWHPSHVSAPWKGRSLAMNSIEYQFDGQSAHAADSPESGRSSLDAIELMNMGAEFMREHVSDAARIHYTITDGGGAPNVVPAEASVWYFVRAPSRKEVERITAWLDDVAEGATLMTQTSFERRFLTGCYDYMASDTLSDVLLANMRELGSIDYSDADREFAAGLKQTLSDETVESRLSDLPEGRREAAAGRALYSEPMESFDEGTVMSGSTDVADVSWITPVAQFWGASWPVGTPSHSWQAVAANGDFGAKSAIYAAKVLGGTAYDLFDDPSLLEAAAAELEERRPHQYVSPLPESAEPPTDVDVN, from the coding sequence ATGACGAAAGACATCATCCACGAACGAATCGAAGCACGCCGAACAGAGCTCGTCGCGCTGACGCGAAGCATCTGGGAGAATCCGGAGCTCGGTCTCGAGGAGACGGAATCCGCAGAGCTACTCGCCGATCGGCTCGCTGCAGACGGATTCTCAGTTGAGCGCGGCGTCGGTGGGATGGAGACCGCATTCGTCGCGAGCTACGGCGAGGGTGACCCGACGATCGGGATACTCGGAGAGTACGACGCACTCCCTGGCCTCTCACAGACGGTCTCGACGACGCGTGAACCAGTTGAGGAGGGCGGCCCCGGACACGGGTGCGGGCACAACCTCTTCGGCGTCGGGAGCCTCGGTGCCGCCATCGCGGTCAAGGACGCGATCGAAGCAGATGAGCTAGACGGAACGATCAGATACTACGGGTGTCCGGCCGAGGAGACGCTCGTCGGGAAAGTATACATGGCGCGAGCGGGCGTCTTCGACGATCTGGACGCCGCCCTCACGTGGCATCCAAGTCACGTTTCCGCGCCCTGGAAAGGCCGCTCGCTCGCCATGAACTCCATCGAGTACCAGTTCGACGGCCAGTCCGCTCACGCCGCTGACTCTCCCGAATCGGGGCGAAGCTCGCTCGACGCCATCGAGCTGATGAACATGGGCGCAGAGTTCATGCGCGAACACGTCTCAGATGCCGCTCGAATCCACTATACGATCACGGACGGTGGAGGTGCACCGAACGTCGTCCCGGCGGAAGCGTCCGTCTGGTACTTCGTCCGCGCGCCGAGCCGAAAGGAAGTTGAGCGCATCACCGCCTGGCTTGACGACGTCGCCGAGGGCGCGACGCTGATGACGCAGACGTCGTTCGAGCGGAGGTTCCTCACAGGCTGCTACGACTACATGGCCAGTGACACGCTCTCGGACGTGCTTCTGGCGAACATGCGCGAACTCGGCTCGATCGATTACTCGGACGCCGACCGTGAGTTCGCGGCCGGGCTGAAACAGACGCTCTCCGATGAGACGGTCGAGAGTCGTCTCAGTGACCTCCCGGAGGGGAGGCGCGAAGCGGCGGCCGGTCGCGCGCTCTACTCTGAGCCGATGGAGTCGTTCGATGAAGGGACCGTGATGAGCGGGTCAACAGATGTCGCGGACGTGAGCTGGATTACGCCCGTCGCTCAGTTCTGGGGGGCGTCGTGGCCCGTCGGGACGCCGTCGCACTCCTGGCAGGCCGTCGCGGCAAACGGCGATTTCGGCGCGAAATCCGCAATCTACGCCGCGAAAGTCCTCGGTGGCACCGCATACGACCTCTTCGACGACCCGTCACTCCTCGAAGCCGCAGCGGCGGAACTCGAAGAACGTCGCCCACACCAGTACGTGAGCCCGCTCCCGGAGAGCGCGGAGCCACCGACGGATGTGGACGTGAACTAA
- a CDS encoding ABC transporter ATP-binding protein — MNSPAADPLIQVAGLTKHFDVSSGIFGGYEFSLNGLQFPFRYDPEVVRAVDDVSFEIERGETLGLVGESGCGKSTLARVLLQLLEPTAGDIYFEEENLAELSSEALRQRRKDIQIIFQDPQSSLDPRMKAGAIIEEPMQAHGMLDAAGREERAKELLESVGLESQYYDRYPHEFSGGQRQRINLARALSVDPEFVVLDEPTSALDVSVQAQILNTLDSLQAEFGLTYLFISHDLSVIRHISDRVAVMYLGELVEVAPVEALFEDPKHPYTRALLSSIPVPDPRNRGERSVLEGDVPSPINPPSGCRFRTRCPALIAPAEHDLSETEWESVRSLLRAVSRRSFDPDDVDAGTLRARFFDGPLSDAHCEEVIDQAINHAVTGRWDQSSSLLEREFSQKSICAQSNPSLERIPTDRRVACHRHHVDGGDGTRGTGGTM; from the coding sequence GTGAATAGTCCGGCAGCGGATCCGCTGATTCAGGTCGCGGGGCTGACGAAGCATTTCGATGTTTCGAGCGGCATCTTCGGCGGCTACGAGTTCTCACTGAACGGCCTACAGTTCCCGTTCAGGTACGACCCGGAGGTCGTTCGAGCGGTCGACGACGTCTCTTTCGAAATCGAACGTGGAGAGACGCTCGGCCTCGTCGGCGAGTCCGGTTGCGGGAAGTCCACGCTCGCGCGGGTTCTGCTTCAACTGCTTGAGCCGACGGCGGGAGACATCTATTTCGAGGAGGAGAACCTCGCGGAGCTGAGCAGTGAGGCCCTCCGTCAGCGGCGGAAGGACATCCAGATAATATTCCAAGACCCTCAGTCGAGTCTCGACCCCCGGATGAAGGCCGGAGCGATTATCGAGGAACCGATGCAGGCACACGGGATGCTGGATGCAGCGGGTCGAGAGGAGCGCGCGAAGGAGCTCTTGGAGTCTGTGGGACTCGAATCCCAGTATTACGACCGGTATCCGCACGAGTTCTCGGGCGGTCAGCGCCAGCGGATTAATCTCGCGCGTGCGCTCTCCGTAGATCCGGAGTTCGTCGTGCTGGACGAGCCGACGAGCGCGCTCGACGTCTCTGTTCAGGCACAGATACTGAACACCTTGGACAGCCTCCAAGCGGAGTTCGGGTTGACGTACCTGTTTATCAGCCACGACCTCTCCGTTATTCGCCACATCAGTGATCGCGTGGCGGTGATGTACCTCGGCGAACTCGTGGAGGTTGCGCCCGTCGAGGCACTCTTCGAGGATCCGAAGCATCCATACACACGTGCACTCCTCTCCTCGATTCCGGTTCCAGACCCGCGAAACCGGGGTGAGCGAAGCGTTCTCGAAGGCGACGTTCCCAGCCCCATCAACCCGCCGTCAGGGTGTCGGTTCCGGACGCGCTGCCCCGCGCTTATCGCACCGGCCGAGCACGACCTCTCCGAGACCGAATGGGAGAGCGTCCGGTCGTTGTTACGCGCAGTTTCCCGCCGCTCATTCGACCCTGACGACGTCGACGCAGGCACGCTTCGGGCGCGTTTCTTCGACGGACCGCTCTCAGACGCGCACTGCGAGGAAGTCATAGATCAGGCGATTAACCACGCTGTTACCGGCCGCTGGGACCAGTCGAGTAGCCTGCTAGAGCGTGAATTCTCACAGAAGAGTATCTGTGCGCAGTCTAACCCATCGCTCGAACGCATTCCGACCGACCGACGCGTCGCCTGCCACCGCCATCACGTCGACGGCGGCGATGGAACCCGTGGAACGGGTGGAACAATGTAG
- a CDS encoding ABC transporter permease yields the protein MSLARYITRRLGQSVFTLLGVVTLTFLLVNAAPGDPVRIFIGPSADASTVAAIRAKFGLNQPLHIRYVKYLISVVQGDLGQSINYRVPVTQKILERLPATLLVVASSFTFAIVTAVPIGVLSAKRRNHFSDHVFRVFGLIGVSTPSFWIGLLLIILFTYHLGLLPATGLVMPWASPAEVDHAASQLDVLYQCALHLIMPTLTLGTLQMAAIMRIERSSMLEELNQEYMTLARAFGVSEWKMLWRHAFQNAQLPVLTVIGLQLTTALGGSVLTETVFSINGMGTLIITGVNARDYPLILGSTLFYATMFVVGVLITDILYAYLDPRISYGGEGQ from the coding sequence ATGAGCTTAGCCAGGTATATCACGCGACGTCTCGGGCAGTCCGTCTTCACGCTGCTCGGCGTCGTCACTCTCACGTTCCTCCTTGTCAACGCTGCCCCGGGCGACCCCGTCCGAATCTTCATCGGACCGAGCGCTGATGCCTCGACGGTCGCCGCGATCAGAGCGAAGTTCGGGCTCAACCAGCCCTTGCACATTCGCTACGTGAAATACCTCATCAGCGTCGTCCAAGGGGACCTCGGTCAGAGTATCAACTACCGGGTTCCGGTCACACAGAAAATCCTCGAGCGACTCCCTGCGACACTCTTAGTCGTTGCGTCCAGTTTCACGTTCGCGATCGTGACTGCCGTTCCGATCGGTGTTCTCTCCGCGAAACGCCGCAATCACTTCTCCGATCACGTGTTTCGCGTCTTCGGTCTCATCGGGGTCAGCACGCCGAGTTTCTGGATCGGACTCCTGCTCATCATCCTCTTCACCTACCACCTCGGTCTCCTTCCGGCGACCGGGCTCGTGATGCCGTGGGCATCACCAGCCGAGGTCGATCATGCGGCGTCTCAACTCGACGTCCTGTATCAGTGTGCGTTGCATCTCATCATGCCGACGCTGACACTCGGGACGCTCCAGATGGCCGCCATAATGCGAATCGAGCGATCCTCGATGCTCGAGGAGCTCAACCAGGAGTACATGACACTCGCTCGCGCGTTCGGCGTCTCCGAGTGGAAGATGCTCTGGCGACACGCGTTCCAGAACGCCCAGCTTCCGGTGCTGACGGTGATCGGGCTACAGCTGACGACCGCTCTCGGCGGTTCCGTCCTCACGGAGACAGTCTTCAGCATCAACGGGATGGGGACACTCATCATTACGGGCGTGAACGCACGCGACTACCCGCTCATCCTCGGGTCGACGCTCTTCTACGCGACGATGTTCGTGGTCGGCGTCCTGATTACGGACATCCTCTACGCGTATCTCGACCCCCGTATCTCCTACGGAGGTGAGGGGCAGTGA
- a CDS encoding Nramp family divalent metal transporter, whose amino-acid sequence MGTAVIERLKSIGPGAMVAAAFIGPGTVTTASVTGASFGYALAWTIAFSIVATIVLQEMSARLGLVTGKGLGEGLRDRFDSDVAQWVSIALVISAIGVGTAAYEAGNILGGAAGLEVITGVSSNVWGPVMGVIAGALLWTGKYEYIEKTLVGLVIVMAVSFVLDAILIGPDWGALATGFVPGIPRGSLYLVTGLVGTTVVGYNLFLHASSVSDRWSGPAGLAECRTDTVLSIAIGGLITIAVLVTAAAAFPNGTSIENVGRMAEQLEPLAGTYAKWLFSVGIFAAGFTSATTAPLAGAYATAGALGWDDDLTSTRFRAVWGTILLVGIVFSGLGYSPVRVIVFAQVANGVLLPIVAIFLIYVMNDDDTLGDHTNGTWSNVLGAIVTLVVVWLGIRTLLSIAGVV is encoded by the coding sequence ATGGGCACGGCTGTCATTGAACGGTTGAAGAGCATCGGTCCCGGCGCGATGGTGGCCGCGGCGTTCATCGGCCCCGGGACTGTGACGACGGCGAGCGTCACCGGGGCGTCGTTCGGCTACGCGTTAGCGTGGACGATTGCGTTCTCCATCGTCGCGACGATCGTCCTTCAGGAGATGAGCGCTCGACTCGGTCTCGTCACCGGCAAGGGACTCGGTGAGGGCCTGCGAGACCGGTTCGATAGCGACGTCGCGCAGTGGGTGAGTATCGCGCTCGTCATCTCGGCGATCGGTGTCGGAACGGCCGCCTACGAGGCGGGGAATATCCTCGGCGGCGCGGCCGGCCTCGAAGTCATCACCGGCGTTAGCTCCAACGTCTGGGGGCCGGTGATGGGCGTCATCGCCGGCGCGCTGCTCTGGACGGGGAAGTACGAGTATATCGAGAAGACGCTCGTCGGTCTCGTCATCGTGATGGCGGTCTCGTTCGTCCTCGACGCCATCCTCATCGGCCCGGACTGGGGCGCGCTCGCGACAGGGTTCGTGCCCGGCATCCCCCGGGGGTCGCTCTACCTCGTGACCGGGCTCGTCGGCACGACCGTCGTCGGGTATAATCTCTTCCTGCACGCGTCCAGCGTGAGCGACCGCTGGAGCGGCCCTGCGGGTTTGGCGGAGTGTCGCACCGACACCGTCCTCTCGATCGCTATCGGCGGCCTCATCACGATCGCCGTTCTCGTGACCGCGGCAGCGGCGTTCCCGAACGGGACGAGTATCGAGAACGTCGGGCGCATGGCCGAGCAGCTCGAGCCGCTCGCGGGGACCTACGCGAAGTGGCTGTTCAGCGTCGGTATCTTCGCCGCCGGCTTCACCTCTGCGACGACCGCGCCGCTGGCCGGGGCCTACGCGACTGCGGGCGCTCTCGGCTGGGACGACGACCTCACCTCGACGCGCTTCCGCGCCGTCTGGGGGACCATTCTCCTCGTGGGTATCGTCTTCTCCGGCCTCGGCTACAGTCCCGTCCGGGTCATCGTCTTCGCGCAGGTGGCGAACGGCGTCCTCCTGCCGATCGTCGCCATCTTCCTCATCTACGTGATGAACGACGACGACACCCTGGGCGACCACACGAACGGGACGTGGTCGAACGTTCTCGGAGCCATCGTCACGCTGGTCGTCGTCTGGCTCGGCATTCGAACGCTCCTCTCCATCGCCGGGGTGGTGTAG
- a CDS encoding IclR family transcriptional regulator produces MVIESEDGMPGENSETLTTIENAFEILEWVLSNSGATPAQIANQLDVSTSTAHRYLNTLSEEGYLVREDRTYYLALKFLALGEQARTRKETYVSAEEYTHMLAEESGCRSTFIVEEGGRGIYLYTAPGKHSVWTRSTIGKRIPLHATAGGKALLAFLPQEKVDRIIKTGLERQTAETITSPQRLRETIETIRERGYAFNREEQIDGVNAVGAPVMSDGGDVIGAFSVSGPSNRLRGDRFTDELPQILLGITNEYELRVSLS; encoded by the coding sequence GTGGTCATCGAGAGTGAAGACGGGATGCCGGGAGAGAATTCAGAGACGCTGACCACGATTGAGAACGCATTCGAGATATTAGAATGGGTTCTCTCTAATAGCGGCGCCACTCCTGCACAAATCGCAAATCAGCTGGATGTCAGCACGAGCACCGCACATCGATATCTGAACACCCTCTCCGAAGAAGGATATCTCGTTCGAGAGGACCGGACCTACTACCTCGCACTGAAATTCCTCGCACTCGGTGAGCAAGCCCGCACGCGAAAGGAGACGTACGTGAGTGCGGAAGAATACACACACATGCTCGCGGAGGAGAGCGGGTGTCGCTCCACCTTCATCGTTGAGGAAGGCGGTCGAGGGATCTACCTCTACACCGCTCCCGGAAAACATAGCGTCTGGACACGCTCAACCATCGGTAAGCGAATCCCGCTGCACGCCACCGCGGGGGGGAAAGCGCTCCTCGCCTTCCTCCCACAGGAAAAAGTCGACCGGATCATCAAGACTGGCCTCGAACGCCAGACAGCTGAGACGATAACGTCGCCGCAGCGACTCCGTGAAACCATCGAGACCATCAGAGAACGCGGCTATGCGTTCAACCGAGAGGAACAGATTGACGGCGTTAACGCCGTCGGGGCACCGGTTATGAGCGACGGCGGTGACGTTATCGGCGCATTCAGTGTCTCGGGCCCGTCGAATCGACTACGCGGTGACCGCTTCACCGATGAGCTCCCTCAGATACTCCTCGGAATCACGAACGAATACGAACTCCGCGTGTCCCTCTCGTGA
- a CDS encoding creatininase family protein, with product MTWEEAETAFKAADYVALPCGSTEQHSLHLPMSVDTLRSSHLTDELAERAHAHGLELLVLPPLPYGYSEHHLSFSGTITIDADTYQDIVVDIGRSVKEHGADRFLITNFHAGNIEPHKLAIDRLQRDHDLPTRYVNWTDFAREELEERFGDNWGHAGEHETSVIEHYRPELVRQEKKRPQTMHGTSDSERFRYFDDLTDEGGLGDPTASDPAFVADVVEETTERILKDLSDDE from the coding sequence ATGACGTGGGAGGAAGCCGAAACCGCGTTCAAAGCCGCGGATTACGTCGCCCTCCCCTGCGGGAGCACGGAGCAACACTCACTCCACCTCCCGATGTCCGTGGACACCCTGCGCTCGTCCCATCTCACGGACGAACTCGCAGAACGAGCGCACGCACACGGCCTGGAACTGCTCGTCCTCCCCCCGCTCCCGTACGGCTACTCCGAACACCACCTCTCGTTCTCGGGGACGATCACGATTGACGCCGACACGTACCAGGACATCGTCGTCGATATCGGCCGATCGGTGAAAGAGCACGGCGCCGACCGATTCCTCATCACGAACTTCCACGCGGGGAATATCGAACCACACAAGCTCGCCATCGACCGTCTACAACGCGATCACGACCTTCCGACCCGGTATGTCAACTGGACGGACTTCGCGCGGGAGGAACTTGAAGAACGCTTCGGGGATAACTGGGGGCACGCCGGAGAACACGAGACGAGCGTCATCGAGCACTACCGACCGGAGTTAGTGCGACAGGAGAAGAAGCGGCCGCAGACGATGCACGGGACGTCCGACTCGGAACGTTTCCGCTACTTCGACGATCTAACCGACGAGGGGGGGCTCGGCGATCCGACAGCGTCCGATCCCGCGTTCGTCGCCGATGTCGTCGAGGAGACGACCGAGAGAATCCTCAAAGACCTCAGTGACGATGAGTGA
- a CDS encoding ABC transporter permease — protein sequence MSDTDDSTHVPPSKWSEATAQLKRSSTSRWGLYIICIVIAVSVWAFIDGVLLNYYVAKTYWYSPITAPTGSRALLPPVGITNQFGTGTWAHPLGTDHRGRDILVRLVYGTRVAIQVGIIATGIGAVAGTLIGAVSGYYGGWIDDVLQRLVETFYAIPFIVLMIAIMAAFGRDLWIAIVGVSVITTPVFARLIRSEVLSVREKEYIEAAKAAGIRDRNIIWRHVIPNSLTPVLVQATLQIGVNILIVAALSFLGFGAQPPTPSWGAMLAQSRTYMLPDPWFSIWPGLAILVTVVGFNLIGDGLRDAFDPRLND from the coding sequence GTGAGCGATACGGACGACTCGACGCACGTGCCGCCCTCCAAATGGAGTGAGGCGACAGCACAACTCAAGCGGAGCTCGACGTCCCGGTGGGGACTGTACATCATCTGTATCGTTATCGCCGTATCCGTCTGGGCGTTCATCGACGGAGTCCTCCTCAACTACTACGTCGCCAAGACGTACTGGTACAGCCCGATCACGGCTCCGACAGGCTCTCGTGCACTCCTCCCGCCGGTCGGTATCACGAACCAGTTCGGAACAGGCACGTGGGCGCACCCACTCGGAACTGACCATCGCGGTCGCGACATCCTCGTCCGCCTCGTCTACGGCACCCGGGTTGCGATTCAGGTCGGAATCATCGCGACCGGTATTGGAGCCGTCGCCGGCACGCTTATCGGTGCGGTATCTGGGTACTACGGCGGCTGGATCGACGACGTCCTCCAGCGGCTCGTCGAGACGTTCTACGCGATCCCGTTCATCGTGCTGATGATCGCGATTATGGCCGCATTCGGGCGCGATCTCTGGATCGCTATTGTCGGTGTGAGCGTCATCACAACGCCGGTGTTTGCACGGCTCATCCGCTCGGAGGTACTCAGCGTGCGCGAGAAAGAGTACATCGAGGCCGCGAAGGCCGCAGGCATCCGGGATCGGAACATCATCTGGCGACACGTCATCCCGAACAGCCTCACTCCGGTGCTGGTGCAGGCGACGCTCCAGATCGGTGTGAACATTCTCATCGTCGCGGCGCTCTCGTTCCTTGGGTTCGGCGCGCAGCCGCCGACGCCGTCCTGGGGGGCGATGCTCGCCCAGTCGCGAACGTACATGCTTCCCGACCCGTGGTTCAGCATCTGGCCCGGTCTCGCGATTCTCGTGACCGTCGTCGGATTCAACCTCATCGGTGACGGGCTCCGTGACGCGTTCGATCCGCGATTGAACGACTAA
- a CDS encoding ABC transporter substrate-binding protein, whose translation MDDQAITRREVLAATGAAVPIGLAGCSSNGGETTTGDGTSTGDGTTETTTSTTATLNVGQSLQPTRFDPILQFSNPDALVGNRIFSNLYTYTEGTDTTTDIAKSAPEITRDNTRYVIPLREDVSFHNGDPLTAEDVTYSFLAPIEEETPLAGIFSVIDSATAVDEHTVQFDLEYPFAMFDDLLTHQIVPKEVREEDPQAFNTEQPIGSGPFRFVDWEESSYVQLERWDDYWGDPNPNLSEVRFVPITESTTRVTELNTGSQDIIETIPPKLWTTVEGMENASIASVESIGYFYAAFNMNEGPTTDLKVREAIDYSFSMDDAVQRFIEPTGLRQYSPMPGPINEDWDFPVDQWTDIPNDKDIAEAERLFSEAGVPSDWNCKIIVPPDDNRENIGVSIANGIKEAGYNANVQRLDWGTLLSQAYTGNADDYNMYILGWVRYPDPDDFMYNLFHTDAAGVNQGVYYENEEVMNQIEQARRSVDRAERKELYTNAITTILEDKVHLPSFNYKNAYGVRSSVSDFSIHPVSPINPRLVTDYSNVSTSN comes from the coding sequence ATGGACGACCAAGCAATTACACGTCGCGAAGTCCTCGCGGCGACCGGCGCGGCAGTTCCTATCGGGCTCGCCGGTTGTTCCAGTAATGGCGGCGAAACGACGACGGGCGATGGGACGAGCACCGGCGACGGAACGACAGAGACTACCACTTCGACAACAGCAACGCTGAACGTCGGGCAGTCCCTCCAGCCGACACGGTTTGACCCGATACTTCAGTTCTCGAATCCCGATGCACTAGTCGGAAATCGGATTTTCAGCAATCTCTACACCTACACGGAGGGAACTGACACGACGACCGACATCGCGAAATCGGCTCCTGAGATTACGCGGGATAACACGCGCTATGTCATTCCGCTCCGGGAAGACGTCTCCTTCCACAATGGAGACCCACTGACTGCCGAAGACGTCACGTATTCTTTCCTCGCACCTATCGAGGAGGAGACACCACTCGCCGGCATCTTCTCGGTCATCGATAGCGCCACCGCGGTTGACGAACACACTGTCCAGTTCGACCTCGAGTATCCGTTCGCGATGTTTGACGACCTCCTCACCCACCAGATCGTTCCGAAGGAGGTGCGCGAAGAAGACCCTCAGGCGTTCAACACCGAACAACCGATCGGCTCCGGACCGTTCCGGTTCGTCGATTGGGAGGAGAGTTCCTACGTCCAACTCGAACGCTGGGATGACTACTGGGGTGATCCAAATCCGAACCTCTCGGAGGTTCGCTTCGTTCCGATCACCGAATCGACGACGCGCGTAACCGAACTCAACACGGGGAGTCAGGACATCATCGAGACGATTCCCCCAAAACTGTGGACAACCGTCGAGGGGATGGAGAACGCGAGTATCGCTTCCGTCGAGAGCATCGGTTACTTCTACGCCGCGTTCAACATGAACGAGGGGCCGACGACCGACCTCAAAGTCCGCGAAGCCATCGACTACAGCTTCTCGATGGACGATGCGGTTCAGCGCTTCATCGAACCGACCGGGCTCCGCCAGTACAGCCCGATGCCTGGCCCGATTAACGAGGATTGGGATTTCCCCGTCGACCAGTGGACCGATATTCCCAATGACAAAGATATCGCGGAGGCGGAACGGCTCTTCTCGGAGGCCGGCGTCCCCTCCGATTGGAATTGCAAGATCATCGTTCCCCCCGACGACAACCGCGAGAACATCGGGGTCTCCATCGCGAACGGCATCAAGGAGGCGGGTTACAATGCGAACGTCCAACGTCTCGACTGGGGGACGTTACTCAGCCAGGCGTACACCGGGAACGCAGACGACTACAACATGTACATCCTCGGCTGGGTCCGCTACCCGGACCCGGACGATTTCATGTACAACCTCTTCCACACTGACGCGGCCGGCGTCAACCAAGGGGTCTACTACGAGAACGAGGAAGTCATGAACCAGATCGAGCAAGCGCGTCGCTCCGTCGACCGCGCAGAACGCAAGGAACTCTACACGAACGCGATCACGACGATCCTCGAAGACAAAGTTCACCTCCCCTCGTTCAACTACAAGAACGCCTACGGTGTCCGTTCGAGCGTGTCGGATTTCTCTATCCATCCCGTCTCACCGATTAACCCGCGTCTGGTTACTGACTACAGCAACGTCTCGACGTCGAATTAG
- a CDS encoding ABC transporter ATP-binding protein has translation MTDTPLLTVENLQTQFETDAGTVRAVDGVSFTVEHGEIVGLVGESGAGKSVAIRSLLRLINAPGRIVGGEVTFDGQTIIGFEDEPDADSEPVQCDEMLTESEMRSQIRGNEIALIFQDPMESLNPVFTIGEQLCEVIQINRGFSETEAREYAIDTLREVGIPQPKERFDDYPHEFSGGMRQRVLIAMALGCQPKLIVADEPTTALDVTVEGQILDLVYDLQEKYDTSFLWVTHDMGIVAEICDRVNVMYLGEVVERAAVDDLFYDPQHPYTKALLNSIPRPDVAMSDLQPLEGTMPEPINPPAGCRFHDRCSDAREVCTRVHPDLKEVSDDGQCAACLKHDVFDAGYEASPVFTRGAASTEGSARE, from the coding sequence ATGACTGACACTCCACTATTGACGGTAGAGAATTTACAGACACAGTTCGAGACGGACGCAGGTACCGTGCGCGCAGTCGACGGTGTGTCGTTCACCGTCGAGCACGGCGAGATTGTCGGTCTCGTCGGCGAGTCGGGAGCCGGGAAGAGCGTCGCGATTCGGAGTCTCCTCCGACTCATCAATGCACCCGGTCGGATAGTCGGTGGTGAGGTCACCTTCGACGGCCAAACCATCATCGGGTTCGAGGACGAGCCGGACGCAGACAGCGAGCCCGTCCAGTGCGACGAGATGCTCACGGAATCCGAGATGCGCTCGCAGATCCGTGGCAACGAGATCGCACTCATCTTCCAGGATCCGATGGAGAGCCTGAACCCCGTGTTCACCATCGGCGAGCAGCTCTGCGAGGTCATCCAGATTAACCGCGGGTTCTCCGAAACGGAAGCCCGTGAGTACGCGATCGATACTCTCCGCGAGGTCGGAATCCCGCAGCCGAAGGAGCGATTCGATGACTACCCCCACGAGTTCAGCGGCGGGATGCGTCAGCGCGTCCTCATCGCGATGGCGTTGGGTTGCCAGCCGAAGCTCATCGTTGCCGACGAACCAACGACCGCGCTCGACGTGACGGTCGAAGGCCAGATCCTCGATCTCGTCTACGACCTGCAAGAGAAGTACGACACGAGCTTCCTCTGGGTGACTCACGACATGGGGATCGTCGCGGAAATCTGCGACCGCGTCAACGTCATGTACCTCGGAGAGGTCGTCGAGCGCGCGGCCGTCGACGACCTCTTCTACGACCCGCAACACCCCTACACGAAGGCGCTCTTGAACTCGATACCGCGCCCCGACGTGGCGATGAGTGACCTCCAGCCGCTCGAAGGGACGATGCCCGAGCCGATTAACCCACCCGCTGGATGCCGATTCCACGACCGGTGTTCGGACGCACGAGAAGTCTGTACACGGGTTCATCCGGACCTGAAAGAGGTCTCGGACGACGGGCAGTGCGCCGCCTGCCTGAAGCACGACGTGTTCGACGCGGGCTACGAGGCGAGCCCGGTGTTCACTCGTGGTGCGGCGAGTACGGAGGGATCGGCCCGTGAATAG
- a CDS encoding ribbon-helix-helix protein, CopG family — protein MPQERVTVSLDADAKAALTDLVERTDAAQSEVVRRALSFYATNFEAATAAETESDENLSEYHRMLAGGEHVLLDVDFLHAFLDTVDVDDPEEAFIETVDRVSEYHAHEYAERFDDVGELLDWLALCGFLTVRRAEGDTYHIVFPSEEMRWFMMRFIRKSTTEVSFGVEVEEGVSKVLVRERRP, from the coding sequence ATGCCACAGGAGCGGGTGACGGTCTCACTCGACGCCGATGCGAAGGCGGCGCTTACCGACCTCGTCGAACGGACTGACGCCGCCCAGAGCGAGGTCGTCAGACGGGCGCTGTCGTTCTATGCGACGAACTTCGAGGCGGCGACGGCGGCCGAGACCGAGAGCGACGAGAACCTCTCGGAGTATCATCGGATGCTGGCGGGCGGCGAGCACGTCCTCCTCGACGTGGACTTCCTCCACGCCTTCCTCGACACTGTCGACGTCGACGACCCCGAGGAGGCGTTCATCGAGACGGTTGATCGCGTTTCGGAGTACCACGCACACGAGTACGCTGAGCGCTTCGACGACGTCGGTGAACTCCTCGATTGGCTCGCGCTCTGTGGGTTCCTCACCGTCCGACGCGCAGAGGGAGATACGTACCACATCGTCTTCCCGTCGGAGGAGATGCGCTGGTTCATGATGCGTTTCATCCGCAAGAGCACGACCGAGGTCTCCTTCGGCGTCGAGGTCGAGGAAGGCGTTTCGAAGGTGCTCGTCAGGGAGCGTCGGCCGTAG